A portion of the Haliaeetus albicilla chromosome 29, bHalAlb1.1, whole genome shotgun sequence genome contains these proteins:
- the LOC138682641 gene encoding olfactory receptor 14J1-like — MLRAHCGRNLPSPLHVPHAQKKLMSNSSSITEFLLLPFADTRQLQLLHFWLFLGIYLAALLANGLIITTVACDHHLHTPMYCFLLNLSLLDLGSISTTVPKSMANSLWDSRAISYWGCAAQVFFFLFLITAEYSLLTIMAYDRYVAICQPLHYGTLLGSRACVHTAAAAWASGFLYALLHTANTFSLPLCQGNVVGQFFCEIPQILKLSCSHSYLREVGFLGLGVCLAFGCFVFILFSYVQIFRAVLRIPSEQGRHKAFSTCLPHLAMVCLFISTAVFAYLKPPSLASPVLDLVAAVLYSVVPPAVNPLLYSMRNQELKDALRKTMSGCFSEAINCLFFSTEHL, encoded by the exons ATGCTGAGAGCTCACTGCGGGAGAAAtcttcccagccctctgcatg TGCCCCATGCCCAGAAGAAGCtaatgtccaacagcagctccatcactgagttcctcctcctgccatttGCAGACACGCgacagctgcagctcttgcacttctggctcttcctgggcatctacctggctgccctcctggccaatGGCCTCATCATCACCACTGTAGCCTGcgaccaccacctccacacccccatgtactgcttcctcctcaacctctccctcctcgacctgggctccatctccaccactgtccccaaatccatggccaattccctgtgggacagcagggccatctcctactggggatgtgctgcacaggtctttttctttctcttcttgatCACAGCGGAATATTCTCTCCTCACCATCATGGCCTAcgaccgctacgttgccatctgccaacccctgcactacgggaccctcctgggcagcagagcttgtgtccacacggcagcagctgcctgggccaGTGGGTTTCTCTATGCTCTGCTGCACACggccaatacattttcactaccaCTCTGCCAAGGCAATGTTGTGggccagttcttctgtgaaatcccccagatcctcaagctctcctgctcacactcctacctcagggaagttgggTTTCTTGGGCTAGGTGTCTGTTTAgcatttggttgttttgttttcattcttttctcgtatgtgcagatcttcagggccgtgctgaggatcccctctgagcagggacgccacaaagccttttccacgtgcctccctcacctggccATGGTCTGCCTGTTTATCAGCACTGCAGtgtttgcctacctgaagcccccaTCCCTCGCCTCCCCAGTTCTAGATCTGGTGGCGGCAGTTCTGTACTcggtggtgcctccagcagtgaaccccctcctctacagcatgaggaaccaGGAGCTCAAGGATGCCCTGCGGAAAACGATGAGCGggtgcttttcagaagcaataaaCTGCCTGTTTTTTTCTACAGAGCATTTATAA